Genomic window (Psilocybe cubensis strain MGC-MH-2018 chromosome 1, whole genome shotgun sequence):
GTGGCGCTAAGAAGTCCTGCCAACGAATCTTGCAGGTAGTAAGCAATTGAAGGTAGTTCGACGGCGGTGAAACTTGTTAGTGGCATAAGGAAAGGTGTCGCTTCCGTTATTGGTATCATTATCGTGTCGTTAACTTTGAACCCAGATTCGGCAGGGAACTGAATCAACTGATGCTCAGTCGCTCTTTCCACGacttccaccacctccccGGCATACAGTATTGTTTGCTGTCGGTGGCTCATGGCACATTTCCAAGCTCAATCCTTTATTACACAAGGTTCTGAATACATTCCTTTTACATTCACCATATTCAACGTTGCAATGCTATAGGCCCCGCTGTCGCTGATTCGAATAGATTTGAGCTCTGGTCTCTGTTGAATCTtgtcaaaattcaaaaatGGTCTCATACACCCACGATCCCTTCGCGCAGCTGTCATATTGTGGGCGCGGCGCAACATTAGCGGTGAGCTCTTTTCCTGCTCTTACCAGCCACATGATCTAGCTCTTTACTCTGTGGCGTAGACGTGTTCCTCGCGTCAttgaaaaattgaagaaCCGCAAGGTTCCAGCAGCAGCGTTGGCAGATTTAGATCTCGCGCTGCTGACGCAGTCACCTTGTACATGGCTGTACAGTCGTCCTTTTTCAACATCATTGTCGAGGGTCAGATACGATGACTCTCTTGTGATACAACAATAACCGAGTAAGCTCGGAGTAAGTAAGTCAATGAAAATCGATTACCATTGAACGCTGAGATTGTGGCTAGAAGAATCAATCTCGGGTCAAAGGTGCCCCTGTGCGTTGATTGCACAATATGTCGCGTTCGCTGAAAATTGACCTGCTCTACAGGGATTGATAATGGGGTACAGGAAATATCAAGGACATGTATACATTTAATTGTTATCCATTGGGACCAGGACATACCCTCTGCATTCTCAAAAGCCTGTCGGTGGATTGAAACTAGAAAATATGTACTATTCGGCATCATCGAGTGTTTGCGAACTTTCCTTATCAGACAGTTATTTTACGCCTTTTTTCGGAACTTCGAAGCTTCCCGTCAGAAGTTCAAATGAATTGACTCATAAGAAGCAGAGATACAGGCACATGTTGGTTTTCCTACGGTCCGCCGAAATTTGGGATCCATCTCCTCTAGCTCAGCAGCCTCACCTACTGCATTCTCTAACGTGTCAACAACCATGTCAGGTCATTCTTCACCTCCCGTTCTCTCACAGCCCGTGGGTATTCTGGGTGCAGGAGTAGCCGGTCTCATAAATGCCTATGTACTGCTCCAAGATGGGTTTACGAATATCACAGTCATCACTCGCGATCGGTCGGTCGGGGGAGTATGGTCTAGAGATAGAGTCTACCCAGGCCTGCATATTAACAAGTGAGTAGTGATTAAACGTATCTATCTCAAAGGTTTTGACAATTTCTCCCGGCAGCGTCCATGGCGAATACAGGTTTTCACCTATGCCTATGCCTCCTCCCGAGGACTCTGAAGAGACCGGCGGTCACATCACAGGAATGGGCATGTGCAACTATATGGAAACGTTCTATACCACATTCCTAAAGAACAAAGTGGATTTTGCATTCGAGACCGAAATCACGACCGTCCGGCGCATGCAGAAGGAGTCGTGGGAGGTGGAAGTTAAAGACCTTCAAACACATACTGTGAAGGTGCTGAGTTTTGCTCGAATTGTATTGGCAACAGGGGTGAGTGGTACGCTTTGATGTTtccatcctctttctctgaaGATGGTCAATTAGGGCTGCAGCAATCCGAAGATACCAGATGAATTGTCGCTGGAAAGAGCTAAAGAGGTGAAATTCAGCGGGATGATTCTGCACTCCTCTGAGTTCCGTATTCGCCTCGAGTCTATCCTTGAAAAGGTTAAGCCGAAGGAACAAACGGATGACACAATCTTAGTAGTCGGAGGGGGAAAATCGGCTATGGAGTACGTTAATGCCGTTTGCTATTCTGTTCCGCTCCATGAGTCGGCTAATAATACCACGATCAGTATGTGCGCTAAATTGACACTCGAGGGTCGGAGAGTTGCCAATGTTCTCACAACCCCGGATACATTCATCGCGTCGACTTTCCGTATTCCTGATTTCATCAGGAAAAGCAGGTTTTTGGGTCTTCTTTCTCCTCATATAACCCTCAACACACGCCTTGAGTGAGTTGATCATACTGAATCGGTTAACAAGCATTGTATCTTACATAAACTCAGGCGTTTTCTGCATACAACAACTATAGGCAGCACAATCGCTCGATTTATTCTCAATAAATTAGAGCAAACATCCGTGAGCTGCTCGTGATCCCATTGGATATTCAAATCGACTGCTGATTAGAATGCACCCTTGCAGCTCAATGCTTATAAGGTGTCGGATAACTCGCCGTTGCGACCTAATGCTGCAAGAAATTCAATTCTCTGGGGAATTCGAACTAATGACGAAGGACTCGCCAATCCCAAGGCATACTACTCACTCGTTAATGAGGGTAAAATTAAGGTCATTGCTCCAGCACGAGCAATTGGATATGATGCGGATGGAGCTTCCGTGAACCTGAGTACTGGCGAAAAGATACGCGCGAGCGTTGTAATTCTTGCCACTGGATGGAAAAGCTCGTGGGCTGATATATTTGACGGTAAGTATAGCGGTTTTCATTTGGTGTGATACAAACtttacattttttttctcagaGACAACGGCGTCCGAGTTGGGTATTGGAAGACACCCTCCAACATACGATCTTCAAGATGTCGAGTCCCTTTGGAAAGACTACAAGACACTCTGTGATCCTCCACCTAGACATGCTGGTCATGAGACGCACTATGTAACATCGATATACCGTGGTTTAATCCCAGGCAAGAACCTGAACAATCGCGATTTCGCTATAGCAGGGGCAATTGTGAGTGGACATCTCGGTTTATCCTCCATTCAAGCCTTTTCTTTATGACTGATATTTTGTTTCTGATGACCAtagttctcctcaaattTGGGCTACACCGGTGAAGTAGCCGCTCATTGGATATCGACATACTTCCAAGGCAGCCCTATGCGACTTCCTTCCTCGCCCGAAGCAGCAGTTGCAGAAGCCGAGCTTCGCTCAGCATGGATGAAATTCAGATACCCAAACATGTTATCTTGGGTGAATGAGAGCTACAGCACTACGCTGGACTTCTGGACGTAGGTCCCCCATCCTACACCCAGCCTACATTACGTCTTTGTTCACTTACTTTTTATTGACTCTACTAGGTGGCCACAAGCAGCTGACGAGCTACTAGCTGACATGTACGTACCAAATATGCGAAGTGGTGGTAATTGGTTTACATGGCCGTTCCGTGTCATTGACCTTAAGGAATTGGCGACTTTGGGAGAGGAAAGAAGGGCTGTACGAGAACGGATGATGTAGATCTGGCttgatttttattttatttctaCCGCACTGTAGAATGTGGGATCTGATGTAAAGTGGATATGAAAAAAGAGTAATGCATCAAAGATTAGGCGCCGACAAATATGTGCATACACGTACATTTGGCCAGCAGCCTTCCAGGAGGAGACGCGCTGTTTTGAACTCTGTCACGTGCCGGGATCTGTGTTCAAGCTCCGCGCAAACTGGCGCTCTTTGATCAGTTCAGGGACTTGGCGGCATCACTTTCAACTATCTCCCCCCATTTACCCCGTAATTCTTCAAGCAAAATACTACTTCATCAGTGCCTGGAAGTTGGAGACTTTTGCGATACCTTTCTGCTACTTCAAAACTCTCTGAGGTGCACGGAACCGCCTTTAGTTGTGGAACGGTAGCTTTGATTGCGCTGAGGCCTGTTTCAATGGCTTTCCTGGAAGTCGACAAAATCTTCCCTTTTTGAACGCGTTCCCGAATTCTAACAAAGGAACGAGTCATTTAGAGTCATTTCTAGGCGCTATCTATCTCGACCATGCAAAAAGCCACCATTGATGGGCCAACGGTCCAGTATCAGCAGCCACCTTTTGCTTTGACCCACATATTGCCTCCTCGGTGGCATGCTATAAAACATGGCGTATCGCTCAGTTGACGAGATATCGAGTTTTCTCCTGAACACTCATCTATACTTTTCCAACACAAATTTATAGCTCCACAGTGAGTGACTGTCGTGTTGCTTCCAAAAAGAGAGTATTTTGTTTGCTCACATCAAAGGATCTCTGTTTCTGATTTGCAGGTTCCATCATGGCTCAAATTCATGATGCAGAAGCAATTGAGCCACTTGACCAATGGCGCACAGTGGATATCATTGACGATGAAGGTAAGCAAATATCTTAAAGCACATATAGCAGTAATTAATGTCTTCATGATCTTCTAGTTGAACCACCTGCTTCCGAGCCTTCTAACACCACCTCGGACACAGAGGCGCGCCTCGCCTCTACGATGCCAGGCAATATTATGGTTGATAGTGGTGTAAGATCTACATCAGGAGATCAATCCAGCGACTGTGCAAGCTCAGGGGCAAGCACTCATGAGCGTGGCGTACAGACCACAGAGTCACTTGGATCCGAATACGACTTCTGCCGCGTCGATCGTCCGCAGGATGTGGGCGCAACGTCCATTGTAAATAATGGTACTCTCAACTTAACTGTTCAAAAGTTCTACCAAGTCAACGCAACACCGGCTTCTGCAGAAGTCGGGCGACCACCCCCTGAGATTGAAAACGCACCCCAACGAAATAACGTTTGGTCTTCAACATTCCTCCCGTTTATCCGCAACGTCATAGATACCGTGTTCAGTTCCCTTATCGAGAATTGGGTTGCAGAGGACCGCTGGGGAAGCCTGTGGAAGTGGCTCATTCTTGTGTTGCGTTTGTTTTTAGGTCAATGATTCCTCTTTTGCTCTCGCCTCTCATCGCCATGTTATCTTAATTTTTGTTATCGTACCTGTATGATCAtgtgtctttttttctgtcTTGTCCCTCTATCCTGTCCTGTAATATACTTACTGTATTGTTCCATATGATAGCGTGCCACATGAGATTTGATGTGTGGAGAGAAATAAGTGGTGTTACTACAAAATACACAATTgatggaaagaagaaaaaaaagagtaaGAAACCGTCCAACTGGTATAGACCATATAATCCCGCCTAGTCGAATTTGTCAATGAATGGTCATCGTAGCCGTCATAGATGATCGTAATGTCGTATTTGAGACGGAATGCGTGGCTCAAAGTCAGTGCCCAGGGCTGCCCGCCGCCATACGTGCCTCAACAACCTTAGCCTCAAACTTTCTgccttcctcctccgcccgCTCAAGCATTTTGTTCAGCTTTTCTTCCCTTGTATCCAACTTCTGATCCATACCCAAGATGAGCATTCGTACCTGCTCGATCTGAGCCAATGCCGCCTGTCGCTGAGCCTCTCTCTGGTCGTTGTCATGTGGATGCTGGGAGGACGACGATGGCGCCGGACTACCTGAGGAGCGAGGGGGTATCGCCGTTGATTTTTCACCACGCAGGGAGGGTGTGGGGGAGTGATTGCGCGCCATACTGAATGAAATGGGGGATGATATGGTGTTCGATCGTTGGTGGAGTACGCTCAGCCCCCCGCTGAGGCCTGAAGAAGAGCGAATGGGGACATTGGATGAAGAAGGGATTTCGAGGTTTGCCTGGTGAGATTGTGTGTTGAGTTGACGATACAGATCGTTAAGTTGGGATCAAGCACCTGCCAATTGTCCCCTGCAAGTCTCGTCAATTCACGCTCAAGCATTTTCTCTCGAGCTTTGGCTCTATGAGATATAAATTTATCAATTTATTCCGCACAATAATTCGTAGTAGAACTCACCTTTCAATATCAGCCATGCATTTTTCATTCTCTCTTTGTGTCCCTTGCAAAATGAGGTCGAGATTCTTGAATTCTTTCTCAAGTCGCTGAACCTCTTCGATCGGCGGGCGTTGGGCAAGTTGTGTTTGCAAGGCAGTAATGGTCATCTGAAGCTGTGATACATTATAAGTAATTATGTTCAGCATACAACTTTCAAAGACGTACTCTATCACACTCTCGATCTTTCTCCAGCAGCTGGCGTCGTAACACATCCTCGTTAGACTCATCTCCTTCCCGTAACACCCCAAGATCATCTGCAGCAAGCGCAAGGGAAGGTCTAGCGTGGTTACGCACACTTTGAGCGCGGCGCATGACAATGAGGAAATGATGGTGGGGAACAAATTTGGCGGCGACCACAAGCGTTTGTCCTTCGTTCTCCGACGACCAACGCGAACTCTTGGCACTGCACGATCACGTGATTACTTCAGGAACGTCGCGCAGCTTGCGCGCAGCGAACTTAGGTGTGTCCAGCGCGGGTTTGGCTGGCTTGGGTTGAACCATACAAATTCAATCTCAAGAGACCAGAGTGATTTTTGTGAGCCTATGAAAGCAATTTTATTTTCATAAGAATTTATATAAGCACTCGTAATCCCATTTCCAACTGATGATTTGAATGACCACAATTTAGGGGGGCAGCATCTTTTGGGGCATTTGCGTTGTTATAGATTCAACATATTTCTAGCAGTTACAGCTTTATTTATATGCAAAGAATTTTGAGATAAAGAGTGTGAGATCAACAGGTCTCTCTGTAGTCATTAGGGCGTTATTGTTTTGAAGCTCGAATTACTCTCAAGTCAGAGTCAGTGATGAAGCACAATAGTACCCCTGATAAGATCTTCACGCAAAAAAAGATAACTGTAGATTTGATAAGACTACATTATGATTAAAATAACAAGGATCATAATACAGATAGCGCTACGACGCATAGGGAAAGGCTTCAAAAAATAGATGAAACTGTTACTAAACAGCCATTGGTGAGGATCACTAGCAAACCTCTTGGATAAATAAAATGACCAAAGGTAGCAATGAGAAATCATTTATCCGCATGTAGGAAAAACCTAGCTGTCCTCAATCTTCAATCCAGAAATACAGCGGACAGTATGGCGGCCATCAACTCAACTCAGAAAATTCTACGTCGCTAATAGCAAATAGCATATAAAAATACGCACCATTCACCCCAATCATAGTACTAAGGAATCAGCAAGGGGTGTTCAAAAACTATCTTCGCTTTCTCTTGCACTTGCCCAAGGCACTGATGTCTGGTATTTTTAGACTGTTCAATTACCAAGgtattttttgtgtgttttgaTTAGCTCTTCGGTTCACGATGAGAACAAGATGATAAGGGATAGTGACTCGGGGAACGCACTACTATATCCCATAGAAGAACAAAGGCTTCCTAGCCTGGTATTGAAACTTCGGTGGAGGGAGTCATCCGAAATCCTCAACTTTTCAGTGCGGTTCGTGATTTGACAAAGGCAAACATTCGTCAGCGCAAGTCTCTGCCGGCACTGATTCCACCtgagataaaaatagaaaatagaTATCTGTCTGCGTATGTGGGTTGAACATCAGGATCACGTCTTGGGACAGTGGGACTTGCATTGTCTCGAATCCGTAATTAATCAAGTGTTAAAGCATTATTGTTGTGTTGACATCAATTGAGATTAGGTCGCATTCATGTAGGG
Coding sequences:
- a CDS encoding FAD-dependent monooxygenase DEP4; protein product: MSGHSSPPVLSQPVGILGAGVAGLINAYVLLQDGFTNITVITRDRSVGGVWSRDRVYPGLHINNVHGEYRFSPMPMPPPEDSEETGGHITGMGMCNYMETFYTTFLKNKVDFAFETEITTVRRMQKESWEVEVKDLQTHTVKVLSFARIVLATGGCSNPKIPDELSLERAKEVKFSGMILHSSEFRIRLESILEKVKPKEQTDDTILVVGGGKSAMDMCAKLTLEGRRVANVLTTPDTFIASTFRIPDFIRKSRFLGLLSPHITLNTRLERFLHTTTIGSTIARFILNKLEQTSLNAYKVSDNSPLRPNAARNSILWGIRTNDEGLANPKAYYSLVNEGKIKVIAPARAIGYDADGASVNLSTGEKIRASVVILATGWKSSWADIFDETTASELGIGRHPPTYDLQDVESLWKDYKTLCDPPPRHAGHETHYVTSIYRGLIPGKNLNNRDFAIAGAIFSSNLGYTGEVAAHWISTYFQGSPMRLPSSPEAAVAEAELRSAWMKFRYPNMLSWVNESYSTTLDFWTWPQAADELLADMYVPNMRSGGNWFTWPFRVIDLKELATLGEERRAVRERMM